One window of Nymphaea colorata isolate Beijing-Zhang1983 chromosome 1, ASM883128v2, whole genome shotgun sequence genomic DNA carries:
- the LOC116254950 gene encoding light-regulated protein, chloroplastic-like, with the protein MQAALSLCTPISIPRNKNPLSWTTAKPRKNSILLRPRVTSAAESVTADYSSATSVFPAEACDVVGGEACDAVMYPEVKPTAEMVSSRAGQNATEEVDREYLEYNEPKTVFPDEACDDLGGEFCEAEYQKGVSS; encoded by the exons ATGCAGGCTGCTCTGAGTCTTTGCACGCCCATTTCTATCCCAAGAAACAAGAACCCTCTGTCATGGACGACCGCCAAGCCAAGGAAGAACTCGATTCTACTGCGCCCACGAGTCACCTCTGCTGCTGAATCTGTCACAGCCGACTATAGCTCTGCGACCTC CGTCTTTCCAGCAGAAGCATGTGATGTGGTAGGAGGAGAAGCATGTGATGCAGTCATGTATCCAGAGGTGAAGCCCACAGCAGAGATGGTCAGCAGCAGAGCAGGCCAAAATGCCACTGAGGAAGTTGACCGAGAATACTTGGAGTACAATGAGCCCAAGAC GGTGTTTCCAGATGAGGCCTGCGATGATCTCGGTGGGGAATTCTGTGAAGCAGAGTACCAGAAGGGAGTTAGTTCATAG
- the LOC116254938 gene encoding pentatricopeptide repeat-containing protein At1g63080, mitochondrial-like has translation MRTLRARASASVLRHPCVPSRASKKLGFCGCHSSGALDGDESASDPKNGVKWADEICDLLRHRKWQDLLNSSSNIRSRLRPDVVENVLLRNQVSDHYRLLDFFNWSEQTMGCPPTLASFSFLLVFLSSSSMFSLARTVAERMLRAYERAGPGAILESVAGANAKFGLNAVAFETLMDVYVGSGRMDDAARALHECRKGGFAPGLRFCNSLMGSTLKVNRMDIFWKVYDDIVGLGVEPDVYTFTILINAFCKIGQVDEARRIFAEMERKGIEPNAVSYNSLIGGLCRAGAINEAVVLKKKMEEKGLVADGYTYGTLVNWLCKAKRSKEAKLYLNEMQSIGLKPNSVVYTSLIDGLMKDRDVEEAFRIWREMGEAGVQKNGVTYNIIINSACKIGRMKEAQELLNEMIEKGYKPDTLTYNSLIEGYCYTKNSLKALEVFDEMKKMDIPPNVVTYSILINGLCRNGESKLASGVLEAMEGSSVRPNAVTYTTLIAGYCKEGKIEEAQNIFSKMPGSAVPPDVFCFNALINGLCKVGKMEEAVAYLKEIVQRGLTPTVYTYGPLVHGYCKAGQMDEADGVFEDMMARGLSPNEVIYTAIIGGHCKSENMTKAFSIFRSMFARGIVPGVQIYSVLIHGLAKIGKMNEALKIFAELNEKNLAPDVYTYTGLISGFCKQGDMERAFQLHDEMLVKGVYPNIVTYNALIDGLMKSGDIARAKEILGNIKEKGIIPDNRTYTIMFEGYCKLKNLSEALMLYEEIVSDGIQLDQFAYNALIHGCCMEGNMERAHELIQAMSHKGFAMTTCSFNTLIGGFCRLGKLQEAAQLLEEMTTKQVVPDEMTYGTLINGYCKSSNMQEGYRLFKEMQERELVPDAVVYTSLIDGYVKVGSMEQAFSLIDEMLLKGCKVDEAVCSVLIRALCLETNSIKALMLYNEILTNDIRLNKVLYDQFIGVLCSIGEISKAFELFNGMGKHGIDPEMTAYRTLIQGFCKAGDMVKASGLFQKMIEQGFTPDEATLSIMVDGHHKMGNISEAENIAKQVTEDAACGGNS, from the coding sequence ATGCGGACTCTCAGAGCAAGAGCTTCCGCTTCCGTGCTCAGACACCCGTGCGTTCCTTCCCGCGCCTCCAAAAAGCTAGGTTTCTGCGGCTGCCATTCTTCCGGCGCCCTTGACGGCGACGAATCGGCGTCGGATCCCAAAAACGGCGTGAAATGGGCTGATGAGATCTGCGATCTCCTCCGCCACCGCAAATGGCAAGACCTCCTGAATTCCTCCTCCAATATCCGATCGCGACTTCGGCCGGATGTCGTCGAGAACGTACTCCTTCGCAACCAGGTGTCCGATCATTATCGCCTTCTCGACTTTTTCAATTGGTCCGAGCAGACGATGGGTTGCCCCCCAACCttggcttccttctcctttcttctcgTTTTCTTGAGCAGTTCTTCTATGTTCAGTCTTGCGCGAACCGTCGCCGAACGGATGCTCCGTGCGTACGAGCGAGCCGGTCCCGGTGCGATCCTGGAATCTGTCGCCGGAGCTAACGCCAAATTCGGATTGAACGCCGTGGCGTTTGAGACACTAATGGATGTGTATGTGGGCTCTGGTAGGATGGATGATGCCGCTCGAGCTCTGCACGAGTGCAGAAAGGGGGGGTTCGCGCCTGGTCTGCGTTTCTGTAATTCGCTTATGGGATCGACTCTTAAGGTTAATCGGATGGACATATTTTGGAAGGTTTATGATGATATAGTGGGCCTGGGGGTGGAACCCGATGTCTATACGTTCACCATTCTGATCAACGCGTTTTGTAAGATTGGGCAAGTTGATGAGGCCAGGAGGATTTTTGCGGAgatggaaaggaagggaatCGAACCAAATGCAGTTTCTTACAATTCATTGATCGGCGGCTTGTGTCGGGCAGGCGCCATTAATGAAGCTGTGgtgctgaagaagaagatggaggagaaggGTTTGGTTGCTGACGGTTACACGTATGGTACTCTTGTGAATTGGTTGTGTAAAGCGAAGAGATCGAAGGAAGCGAAACTCTACCTAAATGAGATGCAAAGTATAGGTCTGAAGCCGAATTCCGTTGTTTATACGTCCTTGATAGATGGACTGATGAAAGATAGGGACGTTGAAGAGGCATTTAGGATTTGGCGTGAGATGGGGGAAGCCGGAGTACAAAAGAATGGCGTTACATATAATATCATTATCAATAGTGCTTGTAAGATTGGGAGAATGAAGGAAGCCCAGGAACTCTTGAACGAGATGATAGAGAAGGGGTACAAGCCGGACACTTTAACTTATAACTCCCTCATCGAGGGTTACTGTTACACGAAGAATTCTTTGAAGGCGCTTgaagtgtttgatgaaatgaagaagatggaTATTCCTCCGAATGTGGTAACTTATAGTATCTTAATCAATGGGCTATGCAGAAATGGGGAATCGAAACTAGCTAGTGGTGTTTTGGAGGCGATGGAGGGATCATCAGTAAGGCCCAATGCTGTTACCTACACAACGCTTATTGCTGGATATTGCAAGGAAGGTAAAATCGAAGAGGCTCAGAACATTTTTAGTAAGATGCCTGGAAGCGCTGTTCCCCCTGATGTGTTTTGCTTCAATGCTCTTATCAACGGCTTGTGCAAAGTGGGAAAAATGGAAGAAGCAGTTGCTTATCTGAAAGAAATTGTACAAAGAGGATTGACACCCACTGTGTATACGTATGGTCCTCTAGTTCATGGTTACTGTAAGGCTGGGCAAATGGATGAGGCTGATGGAGTATTTGAGGATATGATGGCTCGGGGATTATCTCCAAATGAAGTTATCTATACTGCCATTATAGGCGGGCACTGCAAATCGGAGAATATGACAAAAGCATTTTCTATTTTCCGTTCAATGTTTGCCAGAGGCATCGTTCCTGGAGTGCAGATCTACAGTGTCTTGATACATGGCCTTGCTAAGATTGGGAAGATGAATGAGGCATTGAAGATATTTGCTGAACTGaatgagaaaaacctcgctcCTGATGTTTACACTTACACAGGTCTGATATCTGGATTTTGCAAGCAGGGTGACATGGAGAGAGCCTTTCAGTTGCATGATGAGATGCTTGTCAAGGGAGTATATCCCAATATCGTCACATATAACGCTCTTATTGATGGCCTCATGAAGTCAGGTGACATTGCAAGAGCTAAAGAAATATTAGGAAACATTAAAGAAAAGGGCATAATACCAGACAATCGGACGTATACAATAATGTTTGAAGGTTACTGCAAATTAAAAAATCTTTCAGAGGCGTTGATGCTGTATGAGGAGATTGTATCAGACGGCATACAATTGGACCAGTTTGCATATAACGCGCTTATTCACGGCTGCTGCATGGAAGGAAACATGGAGAGGGCTCATGAACTGATTCAGGCCATGTCGCACAAAGGATTCGCAATGACGACTTGTTCTTTCAACACACTAATAGGTGGTTTCTGCAGGCTTGGGAAGCTTCAAGAGGCTGCACAGTTACTCGAAGAGATGACAACGAAGCAGGTTGTACCTGATGAAATGACCTACGGAACTCTGATTAATGGCTACTGCAAATCAAGCAACATGCAGGAAGGCTATCGCCTATTTAAAGAAATGCAGGAGAGAGAATTAGTGCCCGATGCTGTTGTCTATACCTCCCTTATTGATGGATATGTTAAGGTTGGAAGCATGGAGCAAGCTTTTAGTTTGATTGATGAAATGTTGCTTAAGGGTTGTAAAGTCGATGAAGCTGTTTGTTCTGTTCTTATCCGTGCTTTATGTCTGGAAACAAACTCCATTAAGGCCTTGATGCTCTACAATGAGATCTTAACAAATGACATCAGACTGAATAAGGTTCTATATGACCAATTCATTGGTGTTCTTTGCAGCATAGGAGAAATCTCCAAAGCTTTTGAGTTGTTTAATGGAATGGGGAAGCATGGAATCGATCCTGAAATGACTGCATATAGAACCTTGATTCAAGGCTTCTGCAAAGCAGGTGATATGGTTAAAGCCTCTGGACTTTTCCAGAAAATGATAGAACAAGGATTTACACCTGATGAAGCTACTTTGAGCATAATGGTTGATGGTCACCATAAAATGGGCAATATTAGTGAAGCTGAGAATATAGCAAAGCAAGTTACAGAGGATGCTGCTTGCGGGGGTAACTCATAG